A genomic region of Oryza glaberrima chromosome 1, OglaRS2, whole genome shotgun sequence contains the following coding sequences:
- the LOC127759999 gene encoding putative calcium-binding protein CML23 — translation MVASDEFRRVFGSFDQDGDGKISATELRLCVKASLGEDMPDEEVQALMALADTDGDGLLDEEEFVRLVTEMEADGDEEEDDDDETCRCLREAFAMYEMEGRGCITPLSLKLMLSKLGTHLDVAECQAMICRFDMNGDGVLTFDEFKTMMMA, via the coding sequence ATGGTTGCCTCCGACGAGTTCAGGCGCGTCTTTGGATCGTTCGAccaggacggcgacggcaagaTCTCCGCCACCGAGCTGCGGCTCTGCGTGAAGGCGTCCCTCGGCGAGGACATGCCGGACGAGGAGGTGCAGGCGCTCATGGCGTTGGCGGACACCGACGGCGACGGGTTGCTGGACGAAGAGGAGTTCGTGAGGCTGGTGACAGAAATGGAGGCGGAtggtgatgaggaagaagacgacgacgacgagacgtGCAGGTGCCTAAGGGAGGCGTTTGCGATGTACGAGATGGAAGGGAGAGGATGCATCACGCCGCTGAGCCTGAAGCTGATGCTGAGCAAGCTGGGCACGCACCTGGACGTTGCAGAGTGCCAGGCCATGATCTGCAGGTTCGACATGAACGGAGACGGGGTGCTCACCTTCGACGAGTTCAAGACTATGATGATGGCCTGA